Proteins encoded in a region of the Ptychodera flava strain L36383 chromosome 4, AS_Pfla_20210202, whole genome shotgun sequence genome:
- the LOC139132220 gene encoding tripartite motif-containing protein 2-like has translation MYGSYLKTVGGPGKGPSEFRFPLYIAASQDGYIYISDSVSQAVKVFDSNGKYVRQLGIRGQKAGHIFWPTGVAVDKEGNVIVAEFQDVLGGGHNRLQRFKPDGAFVDRVDDISESLSHPEGLAVSSCSGNTQKLYVSDWGSNCIKVYQIFGT, from the coding sequence ATGTACGGCTCATACCTGAAGACAGTTGGAGGCCCCGGTAAAGGGCCCAGTGAATTTCGGTTCCCACTTTACATTGCTGCCTCTCAAGACGGCTACATATATATCTCCGATAGTGTCAGCCAGGCTGTCAAAGTGTTTGACTCCAATGGGAAGTATGTAAGACAGCTTGGCATCAGAGGACAAAAAGCCGGACACATCTTCTGGCCAACCGGTGTTGCAGTCGACAAAGAGGGCAATGTGATAGTTGCTGAGTTTCAGGACGTCCTTGGCGGAGGCCACAACAGACTTCAGCGGTTCAAGCCTGATGGTGCTTTTGTTGACCGAGTGGATGACATTAGCGAGAGTCTGAGTCACCCTGAGGGACTGGCGGTCAGTTCTTGCAGCGGCAATACACAGAAACTGTATGTGTCAGACTGGGGTAGTAACTGCATCAAAGTTTATCAGATCTTTGGTACTTAG